A window of Leptotrichia wadei contains these coding sequences:
- a CDS encoding S-ribosylhomocysteine lyase, which produces MERIASFTVDHKKLNRGIYVSRIDEINGNYITTFDVRMKLPNREPVINIAELHTMEHLGATFLRNHPTWKDEVIYFGPMGCRTGFYVILKGKLESKDIIDLMKELYKFMAEFKGEIPGATAIECGNYLDQNLAMANFESKRFLEETLENLTEANLVYPE; this is translated from the coding sequence ATGGAAAGAATAGCAAGTTTTACAGTAGATCATAAAAAATTAAACAGAGGAATCTATGTGTCAAGAATTGACGAAATTAATGGAAATTACATCACAACTTTTGATGTGAGAATGAAGTTGCCAAACAGGGAACCAGTAATAAATATCGCAGAACTTCACACAATGGAACATTTAGGAGCGACTTTTTTAAGAAATCATCCAACTTGGAAAGATGAAGTTATATATTTCGGACCAATGGGTTGTAGAACTGGATTTTATGTAATTTTAAAAGGAAAATTAGAATCAAAGGACATCATTGACTTAATGAAAGAACTTTACAAATTCATGGCAGAATTTAAAGGTGAAATCCCAGGAGCAACTGCAATTGAATGTGGAAACTATTTGGATCAAAACTTGGCGATGGCTAATTTTGAATCGAAGAGATTTTTGGAAGAAACTTTGGAGAATTTGACGGAAGCGAATTTGGTTTATCCTGAGTAG
- a CDS encoding RNA-guided endonuclease TnpB family protein, producing the protein MKYNLAFRYRIYPNKEQELLINKTFGCVRFVYNTILYAANKFYEETGKNKIITPASLKIENQFLKEVDSLALANAQLNVKRSFMNFFQKRAKFPKFKSKKNNIKSYTTNCVNNSIRIEENKYLVLPKLKKVKLKYHREIPKDYKIKSVTLTNSNGNYYVSVLTEFEKEIQKMPSNDKVIGLDFSMSELFVSSENQRADYPRYFRMLEKKLKKLQKSLSRKVKFSKNWYKQKAKISKLHEYIKNCRRDFLHKLSKKLSEVYNAVVVEDLNMRGMSQTLNFGKSIGDNGWGMFLRMVEYKLIFLGKQFLKIDKWFPSSKICSKCGNVKEELKLSERSYKCECCGIEIDRDYNAALNIKNIGKAMLEY; encoded by the coding sequence ATGAAATATAATTTAGCATTCAGATACAGAATTTATCCAAATAAAGAGCAGGAATTATTGATAAATAAGACTTTTGGATGTGTTCGTTTTGTTTACAATACGATTTTGTATGCTGCAAATAAATTTTATGAAGAAACGGGAAAAAATAAAATAATTACACCTGCCAGTTTAAAAATTGAAAACCAATTTTTGAAAGAAGTAGACAGCTTGGCACTTGCAAATGCTCAATTAAATGTAAAACGATCGTTTATGAATTTTTTTCAGAAGAGAGCGAAGTTTCCAAAGTTCAAATCTAAAAAGAATAATATTAAAAGTTACACAACAAATTGTGTAAATAATTCGATACGAATTGAGGAAAATAAATATTTGGTTTTGCCAAAATTGAAAAAAGTAAAATTGAAATATCATAGAGAAATACCAAAGGATTATAAAATAAAGTCGGTAACATTGACAAACAGTAATGGAAATTACTATGTTTCTGTTTTGACGGAATTTGAAAAAGAAATTCAAAAAATGCCAAGTAATGATAAAGTGATTGGACTTGATTTTTCAATGTCTGAATTATTTGTCAGTTCTGAAAACCAAAGGGCTGATTATCCAAGATATTTTAGGATGTTGGAGAAAAAATTGAAGAAATTACAGAAATCATTGTCAAGAAAAGTGAAATTTTCTAAAAATTGGTATAAGCAAAAAGCGAAAATATCAAAATTGCATGAATATATCAAAAATTGTCGAAGGGATTTTTTGCATAAATTATCGAAAAAATTGTCTGAAGTGTATAATGCTGTGGTTGTTGAGGATTTGAATATGAGAGGGATGAGCCAAACATTAAATTTTGGTAAAAGTATAGGAGATAATGGGTGGGGAATGTTTTTGAGGATGGTTGAGTATAAACTGATATTTTTAGGAAAGCAATTTTTGAAGATAGATAAGTGGTTTCCATCATCGAAAATTTGTAGTAAATGTGGAAATGTTAAAGAGGAACTGAAATTATCAGAAAGAAGTTATAAATGTGAGTGCTGTGGAATTGAAATTGATAGAGATTACAATGCGGCATTGAATATAAAAAACATTGGAAAAGCGATGTTGGAATATTAA
- a CDS encoding lysozyme inhibitor LprI family protein, which produces MKKLIIVVVSLMVTTSSFAGYTSDMINRMEIKEKSVEKSFGGSNAEMKEATSVILEGWDSELNKVYKLLMKKLSKSGQIKLINEEKLWIKSRDNKAKEIANEFCDTVNGERLCGTGYGLAYTQSLVESTKDRAVELSKRYEKLK; this is translated from the coding sequence ATGAAAAAACTAATAATTGTAGTTGTAAGTTTAATGGTTACAACTAGCAGTTTTGCTGGTTATACGAGTGATATGATTAATAGAATGGAAATTAAAGAGAAAAGTGTGGAGAAATCCTTTGGAGGAAGTAATGCTGAAATGAAAGAAGCGACTTCGGTTATTTTGGAGGGGTGGGATAGCGAATTGAATAAAGTTTATAAGTTGTTAATGAAGAAATTATCAAAAAGTGGGCAGATAAAACTTATAAATGAAGAAAAATTGTGGATAAAAAGTAGAGATAATAAGGCAAAAGAAATAGCCAATGAATTTTGTGACACTGTAAATGGAGAAAGACTTTGTGGAACTGGTTATGGTTTGGCGTACACGCAATCATTAGTAGAGTCAACTAAAGATAGAGCGGTTGAATTGTCAAAAAGATATGAAAAATTGAAATAA